CACGAGATCCAGCAAGTCACGTCCGTGAATGTAGGACTTCAGATCCTGCTCGCGTCCCGGACCTACCAGTTCTTGTAATCTTTCATTGGAAGAGAGCTTTGCAACTTGCTCCATCAAAGGTTTTGTCAGCAGTGTAATTTCAAAATTACGGAGCAGCGCATCGCGCAGGGAGCTCTTTTCTCCATTTTTGTTGATTGTAACGCTCTCTTCTGCATTCCAGCCCATGGCTTCAATGATCTCTTCCACAAGACGCGGATGGTTCTCCGGATAGATCCCGAGGCAATCGCCTGGTTCATATTGCAAGTTGGAACCTTCCAAGGAAATTTCCACGTGACGGGTTTCGCGGTCGGAGCCGCGGCCGTTTAAATTCAGATTTTCAAGCACTTCGGCTTGGAATGGATTCGTGCGGGAGAATTCCGACTCCTCACCGCTTGGAGCTGCTGCTGTAGCACCGCCAGCAGGAGCAGCTGCGGATGATGCCGCGCTTAAGGAAGCCAGAACCTGATTCATCCACTCTGCAGCTGCATCGTCAAAATCTACGTCGCAATCCATGCGAGGCACGATACGTTTGCCGCCAAGCTCTTCAAGACGAATGTCAAAATCTTTGCCCGTTTGGCAGAACAGCTCATAAGAGGTGTCTCCAAGCGCAAGGACGGAGAAGCGCGTATCTTCTAGCTTAGGCGCTCTTTTGCTATTCAGGAATTCATGGAAGGAAATCGCATTATCAGGCGGTTCTCCTTCGCCGTGAGTACTGACAACGACGAGCAGGTTTTGTACCTTTTTAAGTCCGTTCGGTTTGAAATCGCTCATGGAGGAAAGGGCTACTTGGAACCCGTTATCTTCGAGCTTCTTGCTTACTTTCTTAGCTAGGCCTTGAGCCTTGCCTGATTGAGACCCGAAGAGAACGGTAACCTCTTTGGAAATAGCAGGCGCCGCTGCGGGAGCTGCTAAAGGAGCTGTACCAGGGGCAGCAGCTGAAGCCGAACCTTGTGTAGCTGTCAAATATCCGCTCAGCCAAATACGCTGCGTGTCGGTCAGTGTCGGGAGCAGTCGATTCAGCAATTCGACTTGATCTTGATTAAAAGGACTATTCATAACTTGAAGTTCCAAAAAAATCCACCTCTCATAGCATGCGATGATAGTAGTGTATTGCTTTGCATTTCTCCATTTATTTCACTCTACTGAACCTATCATAGCATACGGGTATGGGTCAATTAGAATGATTTTATATCATTAATCAGGAAAGCTGATAAAGGAACAAATCCTTTGCATTTCTAGCCTTTCTACTCATATTTTGTCTAATTCCGAGGTTTTTTTCGCTTCATTTCGACCACATACGCATAGTCCGGTTTTGTCACAATTCTACAACAATTTCAAGAGGAGCGGCAGCTGAAAAAGAAAAAATCCGCTGCGTGAGGACAAATTCGCACACCAGCGGATCGCTTCCCTATTTATTTGTTTCGATTCTTGAATAGCAGATAGATAAAAAAAGGCGCGCCCACCCCCGCCGTAAAAACGCCCGCCGGGATATCATGAGGCAAGAACACGGTTCTGGCAACGGTGTCGGCTGTCAGTAAAATCAAGCTGCCGGTAAGAGCCGCAACCGGTAAGATGCTCCGATAAGATGTCCCCGTCAGCTTCTTCGCCAGATGCGGAGCTATCAATCCGATAAATCCGATGGTTCCTGCCACAGCCACAGCTGCACCGGCCAGCGCCACGCTAATTCCAAGCAGCAGCACGCGGTGCAGCTGCACCGGCTCCAAGAGCAGTCGCAAGCTCATCTCCCAGCTCTTGAATATTGATCAGGTATGCATACAGCAAAGCAAGCGGAATCAGAATCCCTACCCAAGGAAGCAGCGTATAGACTTGCCCCCAGTTCGTTCCGTAAATGCTTCCCGTCAGCCATACATAGGCTTGTCCGGCTGCTTTAATAGGACTCAATATGAGCATCAACATCGTCAAGGAGCTTGTGGCGGCAGAAATGCCGATGCCGATCAGCACTAGTCTGACAGGAGTTACTCCCTTGTTCCACGCGAGTACGTAAATCACCAAAGAGACGAGAGCCGCACCGGCAAAAGCAGCCAGCGGCAGCCATTGAATGCTAAGGATGCCGGTGAGGTAAGTAATAAACGCAACCGCGGCGAGAGCTGCGCCCCCAGAGATGCCGATGACATCCGGCGAGGCAAGCGGATTGCGAATGACCCCTTGCAGAATGGAGCCTGACACGCCCATAGCCGCTCCAACGCATACTGCAATGATGATCCGCGGGAGTCGCAGCGTGCCAAGGATCAGCTCGTTTTGCGGCGTACCATTGCCCAAGAAGGTTCTCCATACCTCCGCCGGGCTCGTGAATTGATTGCCGAGTCCGATACTGA
This genomic window from Paenibacillus hexagrammi contains:
- a CDS encoding assimilatory sulfite reductase (NADPH) flavoprotein subunit — translated: MELQVMNSPFNQDQVELLNRLLPTLTDTQRIWLSGYLTATQGSASAAAPGTAPLAAPAAAPAISKEVTVLFGSQSGKAQGLAKKVSKKLEDNGFQVALSSMSDFKPNGLKKVQNLLVVVSTHGEGEPPDNAISFHEFLNSKRAPKLEDTRFSVLALGDTSYELFCQTGKDFDIRLEELGGKRIVPRMDCDVDFDDAAAEWMNQVLASLSAASSAAAPAGGATAAAPSGEESEFSRTNPFQAEVLENLNLNGRGSDRETRHVEISLEGSNLQYEPGDCLGIYPENHPRLVEEIIEAMGWNAEESVTINKNGEKSSLRDALLRNFEITLLTKPLMEQVAKLSSNERLQELVGPGREQDLKSYIHGRDLLDLVQDFSLKGIPAGDFVAVLRKLPARLYSIASSNKAFPDEVHVTVRAVRYENLGRERYGVCSVQLAERIKAGDTLPVYIQNNPNFKLPENPDTPIIMIGPGTGVAPFRAFLGEREELGAEGKTWLFYGDQHFSTDFLYQIEWQKWLKDGVLTRMDVAFSRDTDQKVYVQHRMLEKSAELYKWLQEGASVYVCGDEKKMAHDVHHTLAKIIEQEGGFSPEEAAEYLSRMQHQKRYQRDVY